A region of Arabidopsis thaliana chromosome 5, partial sequence DNA encodes the following proteins:
- a CDS encoding F-box/RNI-like superfamily protein (F-box/RNI-like superfamily protein; FUNCTIONS IN: molecular_function unknown; INVOLVED IN: biological_process unknown; LOCATED IN: endomembrane system; EXPRESSED IN: petal, leaf whorl, male gametophyte, flower; EXPRESSED DURING: L mature pollen stage, M germinated pollen stage, 4 anthesis, petal differentiation and expansion stage; CONTAINS InterPro DOMAIN/s: F-box domain, cyclin-like (InterPro:IPR001810), F-box domain, Skp2-like (InterPro:IPR022364), FBD-like (InterPro:IPR006566); BEST Arabidopsis thaliana protein match is: F-box/RNI-like superfamily protein (TAIR:AT5G38386.1); Has 1807 Blast hits to 1807 proteins in 277 species: Archae - 0; Bacteria - 0; Metazoa - 736; Fungi - 347; Plants - 385; Viruses - 0; Other Eukaryotes - 339 (source: NCBI BLink).), which yields MDLLSNLPYELLCHILSFLTTKEAALTSVLSKRWRNLIAFVPNVDIVDHDIRELFMDFVDRVLALQGNSPINKFSLDCSGVDSDRVDCWIQNVMVRGVSELNLSIFVDSVFEDDYNLFPKVFENKKLVKLGLSYISWLDGSIFLPMLKTLVLESVLLSVEKFEILLHALPALEELVMNNIYWKERDVVDLIVSSESLKTLTINFIVCTHTLSFDTPILAYLSYSGYVVDDYAEAKMENLFEARISLLVVEGDISRVRALINNDLLEDDEYDVLQFENVWKLMNGIRNIRCLYLSPNTLEVLSLCCESMPVFKNLKSLSIKSAENRGWQAMPVLLRNCPHLETLVLEGLLHHVTDKCGDACDCVSREDKGRSLTSCPVKVLEIKGFQGTTKEMNMIKHFLEYFPCLKELKMYMEENDPAQLRVPEVITGEMMERYKKSSSCNVQLLVGGKLYKKWTP from the exons ATGGATCTATTAAGCAATCTACCATACGAGCTTCTTTGCCATATATTGTCCTTCCTTACAACAAAAGAGGCTGCTTTGACATCGGTTCTGTCAAAGAGGTGGCGCAATCTAATTGCATTTGTCCCTAATGTTGATATTGTGGACCATGATATTCGAGAGCTTTTCATGGATTTTGTTGATAGAGTATTGGCATTGCAGGGTAACTCTCCCATTAACAAATTTTCCCTCGATTGTTCCGGTGTTGATTCGGATAGAGTGGATTGTTGGATACAGAATGTGATGGTGCGTGGTGTTTCCGAGCTTAATTTATCAATCTTTGTGGATTCGGTTTTCGAAGATGACTATAATCTCTTTCCAAAAGTGTTTGAGAACAAAAAACTAGTTAAGCTCGGATTAAGTTATATTTCTTGGTTGGATGGGAGCATTTTCTTACCAATGCTTAAAACACTCGTTCTTGAATCAGTTTTGTTATCTGTTGAGAAGTttgagattcttcttcatGCTTTGCCTGCGCTTGAGGAATTAGTcatgaataatatatactGGAAAGAGCGGGATGTTGTCGATTTGATTGTTTCAAGTGAAAGCCTCAAGACCCTAACAATAAACTTCATCGTTTGTACACATACTTTGTCATTTGATACACCTATTCTTGCTTACCTATCTTACTCTGGTTATGTCGTGGACGATTATGCCGAAGCTAAAATGGAAAACTTGTTTGAGGCTCGAATCAGCCTTCTTGTAGTTGAAGGCGATATCAGCCGAGTAAGAGCGCTAATAAACAATGATTTGTTAGAGGATGATGAGTACGATGTTCTCCAATTTGAAAATGTGTGGAAGCTAATGAATGGTATTCGAAATATTCGGTGTCTCTATTTGTCTCCTAATACTCTTgag GTGCTTTCTCTATGCTGTGAATCGATGCCAGTGTTCAAAAACCTCAAATCTTTGTCTATCAAGAGTGCCGAGAATCGAGGATGGCAAGCAATGCCAGTTCTTCTAAGGAACTGTCCGCATTTAGAAACTCTAGTCCTTGAG GGTCTATTGCACCATGTAACAGATAAATGTGGGGATGCTTGTGACTGTGTTTCCCGAGAAGACAAAGGTCGTTCACTCACATCGTGTCCAGTAAAAGTGTTGGAGATTAAAGGGTTCCAAGGAACAACCAAAGAGATGAACATGATAAAACATTTCTTGGAATATTTTCCGTGTTTGAAAGAGCTAAAAATGTATATGGAAGAGAATGATCCTGCACAGCTCAGAGTCCCTGAAGTTATCACGGGGGAGATGATGGAACGCTACAAAAAGTCATCAAGTTGCAATGTCCAGCTCCTAGTAGGTGGTAAGTTGTATAAGAAGTGGACTCCATGA
- a CDS encoding F-box/RNI superfamily protein, whose amino-acid sequence MDLLSNLPDELLCHILSFFTTKEAALTSVLSKRWRHLFALVPNLDIDDSMFLYPEEGKRDRNEIQQSFVEFVDRLLLLQGKSPTRKVSLKCISMSDPDRLDDWISNVLARGVSELDLSIDLCMDEYILLSSKRFESKNLVRLKLHRICIGQPENPIGWLAGGILLPMLKTVLLESVGFYVDEVFLRALPVLEELVMVDVFCSGALRMSSCQMQASRP is encoded by the coding sequence ATGGATCTCTTAAGCAATCTACCAGACGAGCTTCTTTGTCATATATTGTCCTTCTTTACCACAAAGGAGGCTGCTTTGACTTCTGTTCTCTCAAAGAGGTGGCGACATCTGTTTGCACTTGTCCCTAATCTTGACATTGATGACTCTATGTTTCTATACCCTGAAGAGGGTAAGCGTGATAGGAACGAAATTCAACAGAGCTTCGTTGAATTTGTCGATAGATTATTGTTATTGCAGGGTAAATCTCCCACTAGAAAAGTCTCCCTCAAGTGTATAAGTATGTCTGATCCAGACCGCCTAGATGATTGGATAAGTAATGTGTTGGCTCGTGGTGTTTCCGAACTTGATCTGTCAATCGATTTGTGTATGGATGAATACATTCTCTTGTCTTCAAAACGTTTCGAGAGCAAGAATCTAGTTAGGTTGAAATTACACCGTATTTGTATTGGCCAACCGGAAAACCCTATTGGTTGGTTGGCTGGGGGAATATTATTACCAATGCTTAAAACTGTCCTACTTGAGTCAGTTGGGTTTTATGTTGATGAGGTTTTTCTTAGAGCTTTGCCTGTTCTTGAGGAATTAGTCATGGTTGATGTATTCTGTTCTGGAGCGTTAAGGATGTCATCGTGTCAAATGCAAGCCTCAAGACCCTAA
- a CDS encoding F-box/RNI superfamily protein, with protein MGKGDREDIRELFMDFVDRVLALQGDSPIKKVSINCVGVDSVRVDAWIRNVMLRGVSELVLLIVLDVQSIGKKFWVPPKCFESKKLVKLEIGYGVDIGWLDGSFFLLMLKTLVLRLVQLSADKFKILLHDLPALEELAMGYVTWSEDDAVVSDANTFSVDTPSLTYFSYSDLLLKTTL; from the exons ATGGGTAAAGGGGATAGGGAAGATATTCGAGAGCTCTTCATGGATTTTGTTGATAGAGTATTGGCATTGCAGGGTGATTCTCCCATTAAGAAAGTCTCCATCAACTGTGTCGGTGTTGATTCAGTTAGAGTGGATGCTTGGATACGTAATGTGATGTTACGTGGTGTTTCAGAGCTTGTTCTTTTAATCGTTTTGGATGTCCAGTCGATTGGTAAGAAGTTTTGGGTGCCTCCAAAATGTTTCGAGAGCAAGAAACTAGTTAAGCTAGAGATAGGTTATGGAGTTGATATTGGTTGGTTAGATGGAAGCTTTTTCTTACTGATGCTTAAAACTCTTGTTCTTAGGTTAGTTCAGTTATCTGCTGATAAGTttaagattcttcttcatgatttgCCTGCGCTTGAGGAATTAGCCATGGGTTATGTAACCTGGAGTGAAGATGATGCTGTTGTGTCAGATGCAA acACTTTTTCGGTTGATACGCCGAGTCTCACTTACTTCTCTTACTCTGACTTGTTGCTAAAGACTACCCTGTAA